The sequence GCCAGATGAGAAATCGCCTGTTATTGTAACAACAAACTATGCTTTGACATATAGCATTGTTTTAAGTGATATTGAAAAAGCTAAGGTTAATGCGTGGCTTGTTGTTATAGATACAGAAGGGCTAGCAGTAGATGTCTCGGTTGCTGCAAGAAAGTTTACAGGTGAGAAGGTTGCAGAGGTTATAAAGTCTTCAGAGCTAGATAAGAAGGTTAGACACAAAGTCTTGATAATACCTGGTAAAGCTGCTAGGGTATCAGGAGATGTTGAAGATGCTACAGGTTGGAAAGTTGTTGTAGGTCCTGTGGACTCTAGCGAAATAGGTAAATTTATTGAGAAGATGTGGACAGAGAATAAGTTAAAAGAGTTGTTGTCTCAATAAAATTCTTGACCTTTTGAAACACAGTTGGTGATATGCCTCGGTGAGCAAAGAGAAAGTTAAGGTATTTTTTCCACAATTTAATATTGTTGCAGAAGCCTCTATAGGCTCAACGATAATTGAGATTGTGCAGAAGGTTGGTATAGGGATTAGGAGTGTTTGTGGAGGCAGGGGCTTCTGCGGGAAATGCAAAGTTTTTGTAAAAGGTAAAGTTGATTTCGAGTTAACAGATAAAACACTTCTTTCCGAGGATGAGATTAGTAAAGGATATGTATTAGCATGTTTGGCGAGGGTTGTTGATGATATAGAGGTTTTCATACCTCCTGAAACACAGTTTAGAAAAGCCAAACTTTTATCCCACGTTCTTTTACCGAAAATTGATTTAGAGCCTGTTATAGTTGCAAAAACCATTTCAGACTATTTTGACATTGTCAAGTTAAGTTCTTTCTATAAAATGGATTCGAATTTGATTAAAAAAGCAAATGATGTTTTAGAGAGATTTGGTAAAGCAATAGCCTTTATAGACCCTATGCACAATTCTGTAATTGACGTTAGAGAAAGTAATACTTTTTACGGTATTGCTGTAGATATTGGAACAACAAAAATTGTTGTAGCTTTAATAGATTTAGCATCTGGTAATGTAGTCGATGTTGACTCGGAATTCAATAAGCAGATGATGTATGGCGAAGACATAGTCTCCCGTATTTCATATGCTTTAAGCGGTGAAAGGCTTAAAGAACTTCAAAAAGCTGTTGTAGAGACAATCAATATATTGATAGATGGACTATGTAAAAGACATAACATAGACAAGAATAGTATATTTCATGTTTCTGTAGCGGGCAATACAGCGATGACACATCTATTTATTGGCTTAAATCCACAACCATTGATACAATCATTTAAAGCTTCTGTAAAAATAGATCCAAAACCATATATATTAAAAGCTTTTGAAATAGGGTTGAATGTCAATAGAAATGCCCTTGTCTATGTATTGCCATGTTCTGGGAGATTCCTTGGTGGAGATGTTGTAGGAGATGTCATTACAGCAAATATTCATCTCAGAGATGAGCCGGCTCTTCTAATAGATATTGGAACAAATACAGAGGTTGTTATGGGCTGTAAGCACTGGTTTATGGGTACAACAGCACCTGCTGGACCAGCTTTTGAGGGCTGGGGGCTTAGATGTGGTGTTAGAGCTGTTCAAGGAGCCATAGAAAGTGTTGAAATAGATCCAAAAACTTTGAGGGCTAGATATAGGGTTATAGGCGATGTGAAGCCTATTGGCATATGCGGTTCTGGCTACATTGATATAGTGGCGCAACTTTTTATAAATGGTGTTATAGATGCTCAAGGCAAATTCTACAGAGATATAGATTCTGAATATGTTAGAAAAGGTACTGATGGCTATGAATATGTGATTGTACCTGCTGCAGAATCTGGTACTGGAAGAGATATTGTTGTCACGGAAAAAGACATTTATAATATTATAGATGCTAAATCGTCTGTTTGTGCAGCAATATCAATCCTTATGAAGAGAATGCAATTAGATGTGCACAAAATTAAAAGTGTTTTCATATGTGGAGCATTTGGAAGATACCTCAACATAGATAGCGCAATTGCTATTGGGATGATACCAGAGTTCCCAAATGCAGAAATTGTGTATATAGGCAATGGCTCTCTTGGAGGAGCAATACTAACAACACTATCTAGAGGCTATGTGGAAGCAGCTGAGAAGATAGCTAGAAACTTTGCAACTATAGAACTTATGCTAGATCCATATTTTATGGAGGAATACGAAGCTGGCTTTGTACTGCCAGGAAAGCAGGAGTTGTTCCCAACCTGGTGGAGGAGGAGCAAGATGATAAAGCCGTGGAGAAAAACTACTATGTAGATATTTGGTGGTAATCGATGAGAAGACCTATTATAGCATCTATCTCAGGGAAGGGAGGATCTGGAAAAACAACATTAACAGCTCTGCTACTAAAGATACTCATAGAAAATGTGAGTAACGACTATATATTGGTTGTTGATGCAGATCCTGCAACAAATCTCTCAGATGTTTTAGGATTGAGGATAGTTAAAACAATTGGGGATGTTGTTGAGGAGTTTAGAAAGAAATTAGATGAGCTTACATTAACAGGGTTTGACAAAGCTTCAACACTTAACTACTGGATTATAAGAGACTGCTTAGTTGAGACAGAATATTTTGATTTTATAGCTATGGGGAGAGGTGAGGGGGAGGGATGCTATTGCTATGTAAACTCAGTTTTAACCACAATTTTAACGAATCTAATAAATAATTATAGTGTTGTATTAATGGATATGGAGGCAGGTTTGGAACATCTGAATAGAAGAGTTGATAGACATGTAAATACATTGATAGTTGTTGTAGACCCATCAGCAATGAGTATAAAAACAGCTGAGAGGATAATGGCCGTGGCTAAAGAGGTTGGAATAAATCCAGAGAAATTCTATGTTGTTGGAAATAGGCTAACAGAGGACATGGCTAAAAAAGTGGAGAGTAATCTTAGTAGGTTGGGCTACGAATATGCTGGAACTATACCAGAGGACGATATGATTCTTAGACATAGCATAGAAGGTAGACCCCTATTAGAGTTGCCTAAAAACAGCAAGGCGGTTGTGG comes from Ignisphaera sp. and encodes:
- a CDS encoding ASKHA domain-containing protein, translating into MSKEKVKVFFPQFNIVAEASIGSTIIEIVQKVGIGIRSVCGGRGFCGKCKVFVKGKVDFELTDKTLLSEDEISKGYVLACLARVVDDIEVFIPPETQFRKAKLLSHVLLPKIDLEPVIVAKTISDYFDIVKLSSFYKMDSNLIKKANDVLERFGKAIAFIDPMHNSVIDVRESNTFYGIAVDIGTTKIVVALIDLASGNVVDVDSEFNKQMMYGEDIVSRISYALSGERLKELQKAVVETINILIDGLCKRHNIDKNSIFHVSVAGNTAMTHLFIGLNPQPLIQSFKASVKIDPKPYILKAFEIGLNVNRNALVYVLPCSGRFLGGDVVGDVITANIHLRDEPALLIDIGTNTEVVMGCKHWFMGTTAPAGPAFEGWGLRCGVRAVQGAIESVEIDPKTLRARYRVIGDVKPIGICGSGYIDIVAQLFINGVIDAQGKFYRDIDSEYVRKGTDGYEYVIVPAAESGTGRDIVVTEKDIYNIIDAKSSVCAAISILMKRMQLDVHKIKSVFICGAFGRYLNIDSAIAIGMIPEFPNAEIVYIGNGSLGGAILTTLSRGYVEAAEKIARNFATIELMLDPYFMEEYEAGFVLPGKQELFPTWWRRSKMIKPWRKTTM
- a CDS encoding AAA family ATPase translates to MRRPIIASISGKGGSGKTTLTALLLKILIENVSNDYILVVDADPATNLSDVLGLRIVKTIGDVVEEFRKKLDELTLTGFDKASTLNYWIIRDCLVETEYFDFIAMGRGEGEGCYCYVNSVLTTILTNLINNYSVVLMDMEAGLEHLNRRVDRHVNTLIVVVDPSAMSIKTAERIMAVAKEVGINPEKFYVVGNRLTEDMAKKVESNLSRLGYEYAGTIPEDDMILRHSIEGRPLLELPKNSKAVVAARSIARKIGFVD